A window of Pantoea agglomerans contains these coding sequences:
- the nadC gene encoding carboxylating nicotinate-nucleotide diphosphorylase, translating into MPTRRYSVDSRREALIARIEQDIPATVARALQEDLGGEIDADRDITAQLLPEESPAHARVITREAGVFCGKRWVEEVFNQLGGHVTLSWQVEDGDSLTPDQTLFTLSGPSRLLLTAERTALNFVQTLSGVATETRRYVQLLEGSDTQLLDTRKTLPGLRTALKYAVLCGGGANHRLGLSDAFLIKENHIIASGSIRQAVEKAFWLHPDVPVEVEVESLEELDQALAAGADIIMLDNFTFDAMRDAVARTQGRAQLEVSGNVTEATLLQIAQTGVDYVSVGALTKHVRALDLSMRFTSL; encoded by the coding sequence ATGCCAACCCGCCGTTATAGTGTTGATAGCCGCCGCGAGGCGCTGATCGCCCGCATCGAGCAGGACATTCCCGCTACGGTCGCGCGCGCCTTGCAGGAGGATTTAGGCGGCGAAATCGACGCCGACCGCGACATTACCGCCCAGCTGCTTCCTGAAGAGAGCCCGGCGCACGCCCGGGTCATCACGCGTGAGGCGGGTGTTTTCTGTGGTAAACGCTGGGTAGAAGAGGTGTTTAACCAGCTTGGCGGCCATGTGACGCTGAGCTGGCAGGTCGAAGATGGCGACAGCCTGACACCCGATCAAACGCTGTTCACCCTGAGCGGCCCTTCCCGCCTCCTGCTGACCGCCGAGCGCACCGCCCTGAATTTCGTCCAGACGCTGTCAGGGGTAGCGACCGAAACCCGACGCTATGTGCAACTACTGGAAGGCAGCGACACGCAGCTGCTGGACACGCGCAAAACCCTGCCGGGACTGCGCACTGCGCTGAAATATGCGGTGCTGTGCGGCGGCGGCGCGAACCATCGCCTCGGCCTCTCGGACGCCTTTCTGATTAAGGAAAACCATATCATCGCCAGCGGGTCGATTCGTCAGGCGGTAGAGAAAGCGTTCTGGCTGCATCCGGACGTGCCGGTAGAGGTCGAAGTGGAGTCGCTGGAGGAGCTGGATCAGGCGCTGGCGGCGGGTGCCGACATTATTATGCTGGATAATTTCACCTTCGACGCGATGCGCGACGCCGTGGCGCGCACGCAGGGACGGGCGCAGCTTGAGGTCTCCGGCAACGTGACGGAAGCGACGCTGCTGCAGATTGCCCAGACCGGCGTCGACTATGTCTCCGTCGGCGCGCTCACCAAACACGTGCGCGCGCTCGATCTCTCGATGCGCTTCACCAGCCTGTAA
- the ppdD gene encoding prepilin peptidase-dependent pilin — translation MSNQQGFTLVELMIVVGIVAILSAIGIPAYQNYLQRAALTDMLQTMVPYKTAVELCALERGGPAQCQAGEKGVPAAKGSRYVSTLSVVNGVITLTGQESLNGLSVEMTPVWDSAEGGLRWQRSCNSSSDSLRDNCLEQFRFDDKGADDA, via the coding sequence ATGAGCAACCAACAGGGCTTTACCCTGGTCGAGCTGATGATTGTGGTGGGGATCGTGGCGATCCTCAGCGCTATCGGCATACCGGCCTACCAAAACTACCTGCAGCGCGCGGCACTTACCGACATGCTGCAAACCATGGTGCCTTACAAAACGGCCGTTGAGCTCTGCGCGCTGGAGCGCGGCGGCCCGGCGCAGTGTCAGGCTGGCGAGAAAGGCGTTCCGGCGGCGAAAGGTTCACGTTACGTCTCTACCCTCAGCGTCGTAAACGGCGTCATTACCTTAACCGGTCAGGAGAGCCTGAACGGCCTGAGCGTCGAAATGACGCCGGTATGGGACAGCGCGGAAGGCGGTTTGAGGTGGCAGCGCAGCTGTAACAGCAGCAGCGACAGCCTGCGCGATAACTGCCTGGAACAGTTCCGCTTCGATGATAAAGGAGCTGACGATGCCTGA
- the gspE gene encoding type II secretion system protein GspE produces the protein MTMPDAAIRALCQRYRAVLLHHDATLLRVAVAEPVPEGLSEALHFASQCQIEIECWPLARLDLHQHGSASADAPREALPESAVDAVNQMLQQALRRRASDIHIEPQRDGVRIRLRIDGVLQPLTPLSEAPPAALLARLKILGGLDIAERRLPQDGQFTLTLEGKTAAFRLATLPVQYGEKAVIRLLQSESSTLSLDKLGLPAAQRRLLSAALAQPQGLILVTGPTGSGKTFTLYSCLSTLNQPQVNVSSVEDPVEIPLAGVNQTQINPKCGLDFNRVLRALLRQDPDVIMVGEIRDAETAEIAVKAAQTGHLVLSTLHTNSTAETLTRLRQMGIPGYLLGPALRLIVAQRLVRRLCPHCRQPAQALAHFPPDIWPGTLQTWRAPGCDHCFSGYFGRLALFEILPVGGKLQNAIAAEMPLDSVLALAKKQGMRTLFSSGLEAVSRGETSLEEMQRVTGLEDVPS, from the coding sequence CTGACGATGCCTGATGCCGCTATTCGCGCCCTGTGCCAGCGCTATCGGGCCGTGCTGCTGCATCACGATGCGACGCTGCTGCGCGTCGCCGTGGCAGAACCGGTGCCGGAGGGGCTGAGCGAGGCGCTGCACTTCGCCAGCCAGTGTCAGATTGAAATCGAATGCTGGCCGCTGGCGCGGCTCGATCTTCACCAGCACGGCAGCGCCTCTGCGGATGCCCCGCGCGAGGCGCTGCCGGAGTCGGCGGTCGACGCCGTAAACCAGATGCTGCAACAGGCGCTACGGCGGCGGGCGTCCGATATTCATATCGAGCCGCAGCGCGACGGCGTAAGGATACGGCTGCGCATCGACGGCGTGCTGCAGCCGCTGACGCCGCTGAGCGAGGCGCCGCCCGCCGCGCTGCTCGCCAGACTGAAAATTCTCGGCGGGCTGGATATTGCCGAGCGACGGCTGCCGCAGGATGGGCAGTTTACCCTGACGCTGGAGGGCAAAACCGCCGCCTTCCGTCTGGCGACGCTGCCGGTGCAGTACGGTGAAAAGGCGGTTATCCGTCTGCTGCAGAGCGAAAGCAGTACCCTCTCGCTGGATAAGCTGGGCCTGCCCGCCGCGCAGCGCCGTCTGCTGAGCGCCGCGCTGGCGCAGCCGCAGGGCCTGATTCTGGTGACAGGGCCGACCGGCAGCGGGAAAACCTTTACGCTCTATAGCTGCCTGAGCACGCTCAATCAGCCGCAGGTAAACGTCAGCAGCGTCGAGGATCCGGTGGAAATTCCGCTGGCCGGCGTTAACCAGACGCAGATCAATCCAAAATGCGGACTCGATTTCAACCGGGTGTTGCGCGCGCTGCTACGTCAGGATCCCGACGTGATTATGGTGGGCGAGATCCGCGATGCGGAAACGGCGGAAATCGCGGTTAAAGCGGCGCAGACCGGCCACCTGGTATTATCGACGCTGCATACCAACTCCACGGCGGAAACGCTGACGCGGCTGCGGCAGATGGGCATTCCCGGCTATCTGCTCGGCCCGGCGCTGCGGCTAATCGTGGCGCAACGGCTGGTGCGGCGGCTCTGCCCGCACTGTCGCCAGCCGGCGCAGGCGCTCGCCCATTTCCCGCCCGACATCTGGCCCGGCACCCTGCAAACCTGGCGCGCGCCCGGCTGCGACCACTGCTTTTCCGGCTATTTTGGGCGGCTGGCGCTGTTTGAAATATTGCCGGTTGGCGGCAAGCTGCAAAACGCCATCGCCGCGGAAATGCCGCTCGACAGCGTGCTGGCGCTGGCGAAAAAGCAGGGTATGCGCACCCTGTTCAGCAGCGGGCTAGAGGCGGTCAGCCGCGGCGAGACCTCGCTGGAGGAGATGCAGCGCGTGACCGGACTGGAAGATGTCCCGTCTTAG
- the hofC gene encoding protein transport protein HofC — MSRLSLYRWQAVNGQQQLHEGELLAADEESLLRQLAEQDLLPVSWQRARVWRARDWKWQQKIDLVRQLATLLKAGLPLAQGLELLSQGHPQPGWRLLLHALRQRILSGEPFSQALSQWPQIFPPLFAALMQVGELTGQLDVCCAQLADQQARQQQLWNKVIKALRYPLFILLVAVAVSAAMLLFVLPEFVSVYASFNAPLPAFTAAVMALSVSLQRWGGWIAVALLTVAAAWRALRRRSPAWQLWEQRLMLRLPLLSELWRGSQLSQIYAVLQLTQQAGITLLQGLQAAEATLTTRLWRDAVVELQHHITQGAPLHQAMRDHPLFTPLCMQLVHVGEEAGALDTMLARLAEWHEAQTLARADRLAASLEPAMMVIVGAIVGTLVIAMYLPVFGLGSVIY, encoded by the coding sequence ATGTCCCGTCTTAGCCTCTACCGCTGGCAGGCGGTCAATGGCCAGCAGCAGCTGCATGAGGGCGAGCTGCTTGCGGCTGACGAAGAGAGCCTGCTGCGCCAGCTGGCAGAACAGGATCTGCTGCCGGTTAGCTGGCAGCGCGCCAGGGTATGGCGCGCGCGCGACTGGAAATGGCAGCAGAAAATCGACCTTGTCAGACAGCTTGCCACGCTGCTTAAAGCGGGCCTGCCGCTGGCGCAGGGGCTGGAGCTGCTGTCGCAGGGCCATCCGCAACCCGGCTGGCGACTGCTGCTGCATGCGCTGCGCCAGCGGATATTAAGCGGCGAGCCCTTCTCGCAGGCGTTAAGCCAGTGGCCGCAGATTTTTCCGCCCCTGTTCGCCGCGCTGATGCAGGTGGGCGAACTCACCGGCCAGCTTGACGTCTGCTGCGCGCAGCTGGCCGATCAGCAGGCGCGTCAGCAGCAGCTGTGGAATAAAGTGATAAAAGCGCTGCGCTACCCGCTGTTTATTTTACTGGTGGCCGTGGCGGTAAGCGCCGCCATGCTGCTGTTCGTACTGCCAGAATTCGTCTCGGTCTACGCCTCGTTTAATGCGCCGCTGCCCGCCTTCACCGCCGCGGTGATGGCGCTCTCTGTTAGCCTGCAGCGCTGGGGCGGCTGGATCGCGGTCGCGCTGCTGACAGTCGCCGCTGCCTGGCGCGCGCTGCGTCGACGCTCGCCTGCGTGGCAGCTGTGGGAGCAGCGTCTGATGCTGCGCCTGCCGCTGCTCTCGGAGCTGTGGCGCGGCAGCCAGCTCAGCCAAATCTATGCGGTTTTGCAGCTTACACAGCAGGCGGGCATCACCCTGCTGCAGGGGTTGCAGGCGGCGGAGGCGACGCTGACGACCCGGCTGTGGCGCGACGCCGTGGTAGAGCTTCAGCACCATATTACGCAGGGGGCGCCGCTGCATCAGGCGATGCGTGACCACCCGCTGTTTACGCCGCTCTGCATGCAGCTGGTACACGTCGGGGAAGAGGCTGGCGCGCTCGATACCATGCTGGCGCGGCTGGCGGAATGGCATGAGGCGCAAACCCTGGCGCGGGCCGACAGGCTCGCCGCCTCGCTGGAGCCCGCCATGATGGTGATCGTTGGCGCCATCGTCGGCACGCTGGTGATCGCGATGTATCTGCCGGTGTTTGGGCTGGGGAGTGTGATCTATTAG
- a CDS encoding GMP reductase, with translation MRIEEDLKLGFKDVLIRPKRSTLKSRSEVELERHFTFKHSGLSWSGVPVIAANMDTVGTFSMAEALAGFDILTAVHKHYDVEAWRVFIQRSPVAVLNHIMVSTGTSDADLQKLTAILALSADLKFICIDVANGYSEHFVTFLQRARERFPDRTICAGNVVTGEMVEELILSGADIVKVGIGPGSVCTTRVKTGVGYPQLSAVIECADAAHGLGGQIVSDGGCAVPGDIAKAFGGGADFVMLGGMLAAHDECEGTLVEENGEQFMLFYGMSSESAMKRHVGGVAQYRAAEGKTVKLPLRGPVAETARDILGGLRSACTYVGAERLKELTKRTTFIRVAEQENRVFNR, from the coding sequence ATGCGTATTGAAGAAGATTTAAAGCTGGGTTTTAAAGACGTGCTGATCCGTCCTAAACGATCCACGCTGAAAAGCCGCTCTGAGGTCGAACTGGAGCGTCACTTTACCTTTAAGCATTCTGGCCTGAGCTGGAGCGGCGTGCCGGTGATTGCCGCTAACATGGACACCGTCGGCACCTTCAGCATGGCGGAAGCGCTGGCTGGCTTCGATATCCTTACGGCGGTGCATAAGCATTACGACGTCGAGGCGTGGCGCGTTTTTATTCAGCGTTCCCCGGTCGCGGTGTTGAATCATATTATGGTGTCGACCGGCACCTCCGACGCCGACCTGCAAAAGCTGACGGCGATTCTGGCGCTCTCCGCCGATCTCAAATTCATCTGTATTGACGTGGCGAACGGCTATTCCGAGCACTTTGTTACCTTTCTGCAGCGCGCGCGCGAACGCTTCCCGGATCGCACCATCTGCGCAGGCAACGTGGTTACCGGCGAAATGGTGGAAGAGCTGATCCTCTCCGGCGCGGATATCGTTAAGGTGGGCATTGGCCCGGGGTCGGTATGCACCACGCGCGTGAAAACCGGCGTTGGCTATCCTCAGCTTTCGGCGGTCATCGAGTGCGCAGATGCGGCGCACGGCCTGGGCGGGCAGATTGTCAGCGACGGCGGCTGCGCGGTGCCGGGTGATATCGCTAAAGCGTTTGGCGGCGGCGCCGATTTCGTGATGCTGGGCGGCATGCTGGCCGCGCACGATGAGTGCGAGGGCACGCTGGTCGAAGAGAACGGCGAGCAGTTTATGCTGTTTTACGGTATGAGTTCAGAGTCGGCGATGAAGCGTCACGTGGGCGGCGTCGCACAGTATCGCGCGGCGGAAGGCAAAACGGTGAAATTGCCGCTGCGCGGTCCGGTCGCCGAGACGGCGCGCGACATTCTCGGCGGCCTGCGTTCAGCCTGTACTTACGTTGGCGCAGAGCGGCTGAAGGAGCTGACCAAGCGAACCACCTTTATCCGCGTCGCCGAGCAGGAAAACCGCGTTTTTAACCGTTAA
- the coaE gene encoding dephospho-CoA kinase (Dephospho-CoA kinase (CoaE) performs the final step in coenzyme A biosynthesis.), which produces MPYTVALTGGIGSGKSTIANAFAALGVPIIDADVIAREVVEPGSAALQRIAERHGERILTEQGALNRPRLREIIFQSPDEKAWLNNLLHPLINARTQQLKALSTAPYVLWVVPLLVENGLQHQADRVLVVDVDEATQLRRTIQRDGIDRQQAQNILSAQATRSARLAVADDVINNSGTPDEALPQVAALHQRYLALAATQQD; this is translated from the coding sequence ATGCCTTATACCGTGGCGCTGACCGGAGGAATCGGCAGTGGAAAAAGCACCATCGCCAATGCTTTTGCGGCGCTTGGCGTGCCCATCATCGACGCGGATGTGATCGCGCGCGAAGTCGTCGAGCCGGGATCCGCGGCGCTGCAGCGGATTGCGGAACGCCACGGCGAACGTATCCTGACAGAGCAAGGCGCGCTGAATCGCCCCCGACTGAGAGAGATTATTTTCCAGTCGCCCGATGAAAAAGCCTGGCTGAACAATCTGCTTCATCCCCTGATTAACGCCCGCACGCAGCAGCTGAAAGCGCTGTCGACCGCGCCTTATGTGCTGTGGGTTGTGCCGTTACTGGTCGAAAACGGCCTGCAGCATCAGGCGGATCGCGTCCTGGTGGTTGACGTCGATGAAGCGACGCAGCTCAGGCGCACTATCCAGCGCGACGGCATCGACCGCCAGCAGGCGCAAAATATTCTGTCTGCTCAGGCGACGCGCAGCGCGCGCCTCGCCGTAGCCGACGACGTCATTAATAACAGCGGCACGCCCGATGAGGCGCTGCCGCAGGTTGCCGCCCTGCACCAGCGCTATCTGGCGCTGGCGGCAACGCAACAGGATTAA
- the zapD gene encoding cell division protein ZapD produces the protein MSTVVLFEHPLNEKMRTWLRVEFLIQQLHETVPLTRTASALTFFRIIGELLDIFERGDMRTELLKELERQQQKLRAWADVPGVDMAVVDALRDKLKAQAVQLNSAPRMGQQLREDRLIGLVRQRLSIPGGCCSFDLPGLHIWLHQPQEVRDGHVAAWLETLAPLHQSLAMILDLIRQSGAFRHQTSLNGFYQDNAEGAELLRLQLQLEDALYPQVSGHKSRYAIRFLPLDSERGEVPARLNFELACC, from the coding sequence ATGAGCACAGTCGTTCTGTTTGAACATCCCCTGAATGAAAAAATGCGCACCTGGCTGCGCGTGGAGTTCCTGATCCAGCAGCTGCATGAAACCGTGCCGCTGACCCGCACCGCTTCGGCGCTCACCTTTTTCCGCATCATTGGCGAGCTGCTGGATATTTTCGAGCGCGGCGATATGCGCACCGAACTGCTGAAAGAGCTGGAGCGTCAGCAGCAAAAACTGCGCGCCTGGGCTGATGTGCCGGGCGTTGATATGGCCGTGGTCGATGCGCTGCGTGACAAGCTCAAAGCGCAGGCGGTTCAGCTCAACAGCGCACCGCGTATGGGGCAGCAGTTGCGCGAAGATCGGCTTATCGGCCTGGTGCGTCAGCGGCTCAGCATTCCGGGCGGCTGCTGCAGCTTCGATCTGCCAGGGCTACATATCTGGCTGCATCAGCCGCAAGAGGTGCGCGACGGCCATGTCGCCGCCTGGCTGGAGACGCTGGCGCCGCTGCACCAGAGCCTGGCGATGATTCTGGATCTTATTCGCCAGTCGGGCGCGTTTCGCCATCAGACCAGCCTGAACGGTTTCTATCAGGACAATGCCGAAGGTGCAGAGCTGCTGCGCCTGCAGTTACAGCTGGAAGATGCGCTTTACCCCCAGGTTTCCGGCCACAAAAGTCGTTACGCCATCCGCTTTTTGCCGCTGGACAGCGAACGCGGCGAGGTGCCCGCACGACTCAACTTTGAACTGGCCTGTTGTTAG
- the yacG gene encoding DNA gyrase inhibitor YacG, with product MQNEVITVQCPHCGKDVIWDELSPWRPFCSKRCQLIDLGEWADEEKRIPSEGDLNDSDDWSEEQR from the coding sequence ATGCAAAATGAAGTGATTACCGTTCAGTGTCCGCACTGCGGGAAAGATGTAATCTGGGATGAGCTCAGTCCGTGGCGTCCTTTCTGCAGCAAGCGCTGCCAGCTGATTGATTTAGGCGAATGGGCGGACGAAGAGAAGCGCATCCCCAGCGAGGGCGATCTGAACGACAGCGATGACTGGAGCGAAGAGCAGCGCTGA
- the mutT gene encoding 8-oxo-dGTP diphosphatase MutT, which yields MKHLQVAVGIIRNADKEIFLAQRPASSHMANMWEFPGGKIEPGESAEEALKRELLEETGIEVTQATAIGSADHTYEALRVTLNFFLVEGWKGEPWGREGQPQRWVAQRALVAEEFPPANHALVARLVAGEL from the coding sequence ATGAAGCACCTGCAGGTTGCCGTTGGCATCATCCGTAACGCCGATAAAGAGATCTTTCTGGCCCAGCGCCCGGCGTCGTCCCATATGGCAAATATGTGGGAGTTCCCCGGCGGCAAGATCGAGCCGGGCGAGAGCGCTGAAGAGGCGCTGAAGCGCGAACTGCTGGAGGAGACCGGCATCGAGGTAACGCAGGCGACGGCGATTGGCTCGGCGGATCATACCTATGAAGCGCTGCGCGTGACGCTGAACTTCTTTCTGGTGGAAGGCTGGAAAGGGGAGCCGTGGGGCCGCGAAGGACAGCCGCAGCGCTGGGTTGCGCAGCGCGCGCTGGTGGCGGAGGAGTTCCCGCCGGCTAACCATGCGCTGGTTGCGCGTCTGGTCGCCGGCGAGCTTTAA
- the secA gene encoding preprotein translocase subunit SecA, producing the protein MLIKLLTKVFGSSNDRTLRRMRKVVDVINKMEPDFEKLSDDELKAKTDEFRERLKKGETLESLIPEAFATVREASKRVFGMRHFDVQLIGGMVLNDRCIAEMRTGEGKTLTATLPAYLNALSGKGVHVVTVNDYLAQRDAENNRPLFEFLGLSVGINLPGMPSVAKREAYAADITYGTNNEYGFDYLRDNMAFSPEERVQRKLNYALVDEVDSILIDEARTPLIISGPAEDSSEMYTRVNKIIPGLVRQEKEDSDTFQGEGDFWVDEKARQAHMTERGLIKVEELLVSQGIMEEGESLYSPTNIMLMHHVTAALRAHALFTRDVDYIVKDGEVVIVDEHTGRTMQGRRWSDGLHQAIEAKEGVEIQNENQTLASITFQNYFRLYEKLAGMTGTADTEAFEFSSIYKLDTIVVPTNRPMVRKDLPDLVYMTEKEKIDAIIEDIRERTANGQPVLVGTISIEKSEVVSNELTRAGIKHNVLNAKFHAREADIVAQAGQPGAVTIATNMAGRGTDIMLGGSWHAEVAELVEPTEAQIEEIKAAWQQRHDAVLASGGLHIIGTERHESRRIDNQLRGRAGRQGDAGSSRFYLSMEDALMRIFASDRVSNMMRKLGMKPGEAIEHPWVTKAIANAQRKVESRNFDIRKQLLEYDDVANDQRRAIYSQRNELLDVSDVSETINSIRDDVFKTTIDTYIPPQSLEEMWDVPGLEERLRADFDLDLPIAEWLDKEPDLHEETLRERIMTRARESYASKEEVVGVEMMRNFEKGVMLQTLDSLWKEHLAAMDYLRQGIHLRGYAQKDPKQEYKRESFAMFAAMLESLKYEVVSTLSKVQVRMPEEVEAMEQQRREEAERLAQQQQLSHVDDEAAAAASLAAQSGERKVGRNDLCPCGSGKKYKQCHGRLA; encoded by the coding sequence ATGTTAATCAAACTGTTAACTAAAGTATTTGGCAGCAGCAACGATCGTACCCTGCGCCGCATGCGCAAAGTCGTAGACGTCATCAACAAGATGGAGCCGGATTTCGAGAAACTTTCTGACGATGAGCTGAAAGCGAAAACCGACGAGTTCCGCGAGCGCCTGAAAAAGGGCGAGACGCTGGAAAGCCTGATCCCGGAAGCCTTCGCAACGGTGCGTGAAGCGAGTAAGCGCGTCTTCGGCATGCGTCACTTTGACGTACAGCTGATCGGCGGCATGGTGCTGAACGATCGCTGTATCGCAGAGATGCGCACCGGTGAAGGTAAAACGCTGACCGCGACCCTGCCGGCGTACCTCAACGCCCTGAGCGGCAAAGGCGTGCACGTTGTCACCGTCAACGACTATCTGGCGCAGCGCGATGCGGAAAATAACCGTCCGCTGTTTGAATTCCTGGGCCTGAGCGTCGGCATTAACCTGCCGGGCATGCCTTCAGTGGCGAAGCGCGAAGCCTACGCGGCAGATATTACCTACGGCACCAACAACGAATATGGCTTTGACTATCTGCGCGACAATATGGCGTTCAGCCCTGAAGAGCGCGTGCAGCGTAAGCTAAACTACGCGCTGGTGGATGAGGTCGACTCCATTCTGATCGACGAAGCGCGTACGCCGTTGATTATCTCCGGTCCGGCGGAAGACAGCTCGGAAATGTACACCCGGGTCAACAAAATCATTCCTGGCCTGGTACGCCAGGAGAAAGAAGATTCTGACACCTTCCAGGGCGAAGGCGATTTCTGGGTTGATGAGAAAGCGCGTCAGGCGCACATGACCGAGCGCGGTCTGATCAAGGTCGAAGAGCTGCTGGTCAGCCAGGGCATTATGGAAGAGGGCGAATCACTCTACTCGCCAACCAACATCATGCTGATGCATCACGTCACCGCGGCCTTGCGCGCTCACGCGCTGTTCACGCGCGATGTGGATTACATCGTGAAGGATGGCGAAGTGGTTATCGTCGACGAGCACACCGGCCGTACCATGCAGGGCCGCCGCTGGTCAGATGGCCTGCATCAGGCGATTGAAGCCAAAGAGGGCGTGGAGATCCAGAACGAGAACCAGACGCTGGCCTCTATCACCTTCCAGAACTACTTTCGTCTCTACGAAAAGCTGGCCGGTATGACCGGTACGGCGGACACTGAGGCCTTTGAGTTCAGCTCTATTTATAAACTCGACACGATCGTCGTGCCGACCAACCGTCCGATGGTACGTAAAGATCTGCCCGATCTGGTCTATATGACCGAAAAAGAGAAGATCGACGCGATCATCGAAGATATCCGCGAGCGTACCGCCAATGGGCAGCCGGTGCTGGTGGGGACAATCTCTATTGAAAAATCAGAGGTGGTCTCTAATGAACTGACCCGCGCGGGCATCAAGCACAACGTGCTGAACGCCAAGTTCCACGCCCGTGAAGCGGACATCGTCGCTCAGGCGGGTCAACCGGGTGCGGTCACCATCGCTACCAACATGGCGGGTCGTGGTACCGACATTATGCTGGGCGGCAGCTGGCATGCAGAGGTCGCCGAACTGGTCGAGCCAACAGAAGCGCAGATCGAAGAGATTAAAGCGGCCTGGCAGCAGCGCCACGATGCGGTACTCGCCTCAGGCGGTCTGCATATTATCGGCACCGAGCGCCATGAGTCGCGCCGTATCGACAACCAGCTGCGCGGTCGCGCCGGTCGTCAGGGCGACGCCGGTTCTTCCCGTTTCTACCTGTCGATGGAAGATGCGCTGATGCGTATTTTCGCCTCGGATCGCGTCTCTAATATGATGCGTAAACTGGGCATGAAGCCGGGTGAAGCGATCGAGCACCCGTGGGTAACCAAAGCCATCGCTAACGCGCAGCGTAAAGTCGAGAGCCGTAACTTCGATATCCGTAAGCAGCTGCTGGAGTATGACGACGTGGCGAACGACCAGCGTCGCGCTATCTACAGCCAGCGCAACGAGCTGCTGGACGTTTCCGACGTCAGCGAAACCATTAACAGCATCCGCGATGACGTGTTTAAAACCACCATCGACACCTACATTCCGCCGCAGTCGCTGGAAGAGATGTGGGACGTGCCGGGTCTGGAAGAGCGTCTGCGCGCTGACTTCGATCTCGACCTGCCGATCGCCGAGTGGCTCGATAAAGAGCCGGATCTGCATGAAGAGACGCTGCGCGAGCGCATCATGACGCGCGCCCGCGAGAGCTACGCCAGCAAGGAAGAGGTGGTTGGCGTTGAGATGATGCGTAACTTCGAAAAAGGCGTCATGCTGCAGACGCTGGATTCGCTGTGGAAAGAGCACCTGGCGGCGATGGACTATCTGCGTCAGGGCATCCATCTGCGCGGCTATGCGCAGAAAGATCCTAAGCAGGAGTACAAGCGCGAATCCTTCGCCATGTTCGCAGCCATGCTTGAGTCGCTGAAATATGAAGTGGTCAGCACCCTGAGCAAGGTTCAGGTACGTATGCCGGAAGAGGTTGAAGCGATGGAGCAGCAGCGTCGCGAAGAGGCGGAACGCCTGGCGCAGCAGCAGCAGCTCAGCCATGTTGACGACGAAGCGGCAGCCGCCGCATCGCTGGCAGCGCAGAGTGGCGAGCGCAAAGTCGGACGCAACGATCTTTGCCCGTGCGGCTCTGGTAAAAAATATAAGCAGTGCCACGGCCGACTGGCCTGA
- the secM gene encoding secA translation cis-regulator SecM: protein MIGIFLRWRHLGRRYFWPHLLLGMVAASFGLPVCAQSAEFNTSSESSSSSLFVGNAARFDHLIRLQETARRPSFTIDYWHQHAIRTVIRHLSFTLTPQAETPDMLPLAAHKLALIDSLQALLTTHTSLRQPSQPVAEAPRDTLAPATSLADWRSKTHAIRAGPSTLLV, encoded by the coding sequence GTGATCGGAATTTTTCTACGCTGGCGACATTTAGGCAGACGCTATTTCTGGCCTCATCTCCTGTTGGGGATGGTGGCGGCCAGCTTTGGCTTGCCTGTCTGCGCCCAGAGCGCCGAATTCAACACCTCATCCGAATCCTCCTCCAGCAGCCTGTTCGTCGGCAACGCCGCGCGCTTCGATCATCTGATCCGGCTGCAGGAGACGGCGCGTCGTCCCAGCTTTACGATAGATTACTGGCATCAGCACGCTATCCGCACGGTTATCCGCCATCTTTCTTTTACCCTGACGCCGCAGGCGGAAACGCCCGATATGCTGCCGCTGGCTGCGCACAAGCTGGCGTTGATCGACTCGCTTCAGGCGTTGCTGACTACCCACACCTCTCTGCGCCAGCCGTCGCAGCCGGTCGCTGAGGCGCCGCGCGATACGCTCGCGCCTGCCACTTCACTGGCCGACTGGCGCAGCAAAACCCATGCAATTCGCGCCGGACCGTCTACGCTGCTTGTCTGA